GAGGCCGAACGTGGCACGTGGTGGAAGGAGTCTCGGTCCTACGACACGAGCGACTCACCGAGCGGCTGGCGGCGGGGCACCCAGGAGCTCAGCTATCACTCCGCCGACGACTTCCGGGTGGACGACGAGCCCACCGCGGACGACGTCACCCACACCGCCCACGGGGAGGACATCGAAACGGTCATCGACGACGTCGAGGCCGAACTCGCGGTCCACTACGAGAACGGCCGCGAGGAGGTGCTGTTCGCCGAGATCGACGACGTGGGCGGCTCGCGTGTGATGACCTACCTCGCGTTACTCTTTCTCGCCCACCGCAGTCGACTCGAACTCGAGCAGGACGACCTCTTCGGCGACCTCTGGATCCAGCAGCCGACGCTCGAGGCCGAGCCGAGCGAAGCGATCGCGGACTGACCGGCACTCGGGCGCGGATCGGAGCGGCCCATCGAAAGGATTACCCGTGACTCGGCCGAGCATCCGTCTGAATGGTCGACTCACGGCCCTCGAGTCTCGATTCGGACGTCCGTCGGATCGCAAACGGGGTCGGGTTCGTGGTCCTCTGGGGCTGGGTTCTCCTGTCGCTCGGTCTGCTGCCGACGTGGTTCGGCTACCCGTGGCTCGGCGCGCTCCTCTCTCTCGCCGGCCTCGTCATCTGCTGGCAGGCGTGGCGGGCGTCGGCGTATCCAGTGTACACGATCGGGACGCGGCGGGACGTCACGGTCGAGCCGATCGCCGAATCTGGACTCGACTGTGACGAGTGTGGCCGACCGGCAGGTGGCGGCGAACGCCGACGCTACGCCGAGCGGCGCGTCCTGTTCGGGACGACGATCGCGGTTCCGGAGTGGGGGACGAACGTCTACTGTGCGGATTGTGCCGACCGGCTCGAGGCCGAGCCGACCGCGGCGGCCGACCCAGAAACCGCGGCGTGGGAGCGAGAGCGGGATCGAGATCGAGACGGCCGCTGAGTTCCCGTCGGATCCGACGTCGGTCGGTAACTGCTCGAGCGGGTAGTCAACAGCGTTCACGGGTATCGCTCGTGTGCCGTGATATCATCCACTACGAGCGTTCAAGTATTCGGAACGCTATTTCGAACCGTAATGCCCTCCACGGAACCCTCGAGTGCGAACGATCTGACGGAGGGCGAGCTCGTCCGGCCGATGTTCCGGCTGGCGTGGCCGCTCGTGGTCATCCAGCTGTTGCAGGTCGCCTACAACGTGGGCGACACGTTCTGGCTCGGTGCGCTCTCGCCCGACGCCGTCGGTGCGTTGAGCCTCGCGTTTCCGCTGATCTTCTTTCTGATCGCGATCGGGGGCGGCTTCACCGCGGCGGGGGCGATCCTGATCGCCCAGCACACCGGCGCTGGCAGTGACGAGGGTGGCCTGATCGCCGGGCAGACGCTCTCGTTCATCACGCTCGTCGCGATCACGCTTGGAATCGTCGGCTACCTCGTGACCGACGCGATGCTCGGGCTGTTGCCCGCCGACGCCGAGACGAGTGCGCGGATTATTCCGCTGGCCGCCGACTACATGCGCATCTTCTTCCTGGGGATGCCGTTTCTGTTCGGCTTTTTCGTCTTCGTCTCGCTCATGCGGGGCTACGGCAACACCCACGCCCCGATGCGGGTGATGATCGTCAGCGTCGTACTCAACCTCGCGCTCGACCCGCTGTTGATCTTCGGCGTCGGCCCCTTCCCCCGCCTCGAGATCGAAGGGGCCGCCGTCGCGACCGTCCTCTCGCGGGCAGTGGCGACCGCGATCGGCGTCTACGTCCTGTTCTATACGGATCTGGGCCCGGAGATCGAAGCCGGCCACCTCGTTCCCCGTCCCGCCTACGTCTGGAAGATCACGCGACTGGGCGTGCCGACCGCGCTCGAGCAGTCGATGAGCTCGCTCGCGATGGTCACGATGACGGCGATGGTCGCGACGTTCCCGCCCGCGGTGGTGGCGGCCTACGGCCTCGGAAACCGGCTGATCTCGCTGGCGTTCCTCCCGGCGATGGGGATGGGACAGGCGACGGACACGATCGTCGGACAGAATCTGGGTGCCGGAAAACCGGAGCGAGCCGAGCGAGCGACGTGGCTGGCGTCGGGAGTCGTCGCGGTGGTGATGGGCGTCGCGGGGCTGGTGGCGTTTCTCTTCCCGGAGCCGATCGTCGCCGTCTTCCTGACCGCCGACGTCGAGGGGCGGGCGGCGACGCTCGCCTACGGCAGCACGTACCTCCAGTTCGCCGCCGTCATGTTCGTGTTCATGGGCGTCTTGCAGGTGATCCTCGGGGCGTTCCGCGGCGCGGGGAACACGAAGACGGCGCTCGCGTTCTCGGTCCTGGCTCTCTGGGTAGGCCGGGTTCCGACGACATACGTCCTCGTGTTCGTCCTGGCCTGGGGGACGACCGGAATCTGGCTCGGCATGGTCACCGGCAACGTCGTGGGCATGATCGCCGCCGTCGCGTGGTTCACCCGCGGAACGTGGAAAGGGTCGCTCCTAGAAGAGGACGAGGCGGACGAACGTGAGGCCGAACCCGAGACCGAAATCGAGTCGGCGACAGCGACGCTCGAGGACTGACAGCGCCCTCGTGGCTGGATACCGATACGGACCGCCGTGGCAGTTCCGGTGCAATCGCGACCCCTGGCGTTGCAGCGGTACATCGGTACAGCAATCCGCACGAGTCCCTACAGGACGAGTCGCGAGCGCTGGAATCGACGTCCAGCCGACGGTATCGACAGTCGTGATTCGAGATGGAGTGAAACCCATACGCGAGTGAAAAAGACGGAACCCGGTGAAACGGCTCTCAGTGCGTCGCCGCTCGTACGCGCCGGACGTCGATCAGATCTTCGTGGAGTCCCTCCCCGTCACAGTCCTCGTTCGGACACTCGTAGTGCCACCCGTCCTGTGTGGCGTCTCGCTCCCGGAACCGATCACCACATACCTGACAGAAAAGCTGTCCCTCCGCACACGTATCTCGGTGTAACTCGAGGGCGAGCTCGGTCTGGAACGACTGATTACAGTTTCGACAGGTGTGCATATTACGTCTGACGATACCCTCCGTAAAAACTGCTTGGGTTCTTTTATTCCGTCGAGAACGTGGGTGATTCGGTGTCTCTGTGCCGATTTAGATCGGACGTTCCGTGAAGAAAGACGGACAAAATCTGGATAGTACTCGAATCCGAGTATCCAATCGGCTGCCAGAACGGGCTGTTACAAATTGCCGTGGCAAATTCTGGCACTCTCGCCGAGCGAGTATATGATTCCGTTCTGCCACGACCGACGGCAGCCGAGTCTCGTGGACTCTCCTGCACAGAGTCGCGACGGGTTCGTTTCGTGTGTGTTCCAGGACGACGGGATCGCTTCACGTACGTCCCAGTGTGACGACCCGGGAAGCTCGCTCAGTGACGCTCAGTGATCCTGTCCGAGGATGCCGCGCTCGGTCATCGCGGCGGGATCGAGCACCTCGTCGGCTTCCTCCTCGTCGACGTAGCCCTTCTCGAGGGCGACCTCGCGGACGGTCTTCCCTTCCTTGAGCGCCGCCTTCGCGACCTCGCTGGCCTTGTCGTAGCCGATGTGGACGTTGAGCGAGGTGGCCAGGGCCATCGACTGCTCGACGGCGTCGGCACAGTGGTCCTCGTTGGCCTCGAGCGGGGAAACGAACCGCTCGGCGAAGACCTCACTCGAGTTCGCGATCAGTTCGGCGGATTGTAAGAAGTTGTGCGCCAGCACGGGTTTGTAGAGGTTGAGGTCGATCTGGCCTTCGGCGGCGCCGGCGGCGACGGCGGCGTCGTTGCCGACGACCTGCTTGTGGACCTGGTTGACTGCTTCGGCGATCACGGGGTTGATCTTGCCGGGCATGATCGACGACCCGGGCTGGTTCTCGGGCTGCTCGAGTTCACCGAGGCCGTTTCGCGGCCCCGACGCCAGCAGGCGCAGGTCGTTGGCGATCTTGTTGAGCGAGCCCGCGACGACGCGCAGGGCGCCGTGAGCCTCGGACATGGCGTCGTGGGCGGCCTGCGCCTCGAAGTGGTCGTCGGCCTCGCGGAAGTCGACGCCCGTCTCCTCGCTGATGTACTCGGCGGCGAGTTCGGGGAACTCGGGGTGGGTGTTCAGGCCCGTCCCCGTCGCGGTGCCGCCGAGGGCGAGTTCGCCGAGGTGGTCACGAACCATATCGACGCGGGAAAGCCCCTTCTCGATCTGGGTCCGGTAGCCGCCGAACTCCTGTCCCAGGGTCACGGGCGTCGCGTCCTGGAGGTGGGTTCGGCCGGTCTTGACGACGTCCGCGAACTCCGCTTCTTTCTCCTCGAGCGCCTTTCGGAGCGTCTCGAGGGCGGGGATGACGTCCTTCTCGACGGCCTCGAGTGCCGCGACGTGCATCGCCGTCGGGATGACGTCGTTTGACGACTGGCCGTAGTTGACGTGGTCGTTGGGGTGGACGACGCGGTCGCCGATCTCCGCGCCCATAAGCTCGGCGGCGCGGTTGGCGATGACCTCGTTGACGTTCATGTTCGAGGAAGTTCCCGACCCGGTCTGGAAGACGTCGACGGGGAAGTGGTCGTCGTGCTCGCCGGCGATGACCTCGTCGGCGGCCTCGACGATCGCGTCAGCGACCTCCTCCTCGACCAGCCCGAGGTCGCGGTTGGCCTGGGCTGCCCCCTTCTTGACGACGCCGAGCGCTCGGACGAACCGGCGGCCGAAGGTGATCCCGGAGATGGGGAAGTTCTGGATCGCACGCTGGGTCTGAGCACCCCAGTAGGCGTCCGTGGGAACCTGCATCTCGCCGAGGCTGTCCTCCTCGATTCGGTAATCCTCTGCCATACGCGAGACGTCACGTCGGGTGGGGTAAAAGCCACCGAAACGTGCCGATCTTGACCTCGTCGACCGCTCTTGCCGACCGAGAACGAGAACGACCCAGCTGAGGTGGAGCGGCGACAGGTCAGACGAACTCGATCGTCCCGTCGCCTGCGTCCGGACCCGACCGCTCCTGGATCGCCACCTGTAGCTTCTCGCGGGACTCGTCGTGGACCTCCCGGGCAACCTCGAGGTTCACGTCGTAGATCGTCGGCGTCCCCCGGAAGAACGTCTGAGAGCTCGCCGTGTCGACGACCAGCGAGGCGAGCCCGAGTCGGCGCTGAAAGATCGACCGCCGGTTGTTGATCGTCTGCACCCGGTAGTAGGGGATCACGGTCGTCTGGCGGCGCCAGAACCCCGAGCGGATCACGAGGTGGTCCGTGCCGACGTAGTAGCCGAGGTGCACCCACCGGAGGTGAGCGGCGACCGGCACCGCGAGGAAGACGACTGTGGCGTAGTACCAGGCCTCGAGCGGCGTCGCGAGCGTGATGCCGTAGGCGACGAGCACGACGGCGCCGGCGACGAGCGAGTAGCGCACGAGGTAGCGGCGACGAGCGACCGTCGTCGGCCGGTGGAACGACGGCTTCTCGAGGTCGGTGAAGCGTTCGGCGAAGCCGTAGACGCGGCCGCGTTTGGCCAGGGGGACGGCCGACTGGCTGCCGCCGCTGCTGTCGGGGCCGTAGCCCGCCGTCTCGACCCAGAGGCCGGCGTAACCGATCAGCCGCTGGATCGGGTTGTCGGTGACGGTCACCGACTGGACCTTCTCGACCGGGATCGAGCCGCTGTAGTTCTGGAGCAGGCCGCGCTCGTAGACGAGGTCGTCGCCGGCCCGGCCGAGCCGGAAGCCGTAGTAGCTGACGAAGGTGTAGCCCGCCCCGAGCAGGTAGGTGAAGACGAC
This portion of the Natronobeatus ordinarius genome encodes:
- a CDS encoding HVO_2901 family zinc finger protein is translated as MHTCRNCNQSFQTELALELHRDTCAEGQLFCQVCGDRFRERDATQDGWHYECPNEDCDGEGLHEDLIDVRRVRAATH
- a CDS encoding MATE family efflux transporter; the encoded protein is MPSTEPSSANDLTEGELVRPMFRLAWPLVVIQLLQVAYNVGDTFWLGALSPDAVGALSLAFPLIFFLIAIGGGFTAAGAILIAQHTGAGSDEGGLIAGQTLSFITLVAITLGIVGYLVTDAMLGLLPADAETSARIIPLAADYMRIFFLGMPFLFGFFVFVSLMRGYGNTHAPMRVMIVSVVLNLALDPLLIFGVGPFPRLEIEGAAVATVLSRAVATAIGVYVLFYTDLGPEIEAGHLVPRPAYVWKITRLGVPTALEQSMSSLAMVTMTAMVATFPPAVVAAYGLGNRLISLAFLPAMGMGQATDTIVGQNLGAGKPERAERATWLASGVVAVVMGVAGLVAFLFPEPIVAVFLTADVEGRAATLAYGSTYLQFAAVMFVFMGVLQVILGAFRGAGNTKTALAFSVLALWVGRVPTTYVLVFVLAWGTTGIWLGMVTGNVVGMIAAVAWFTRGTWKGSLLEEDEADEREAEPETEIESATATLED
- a CDS encoding class II fumarate hydratase, translated to MAEDYRIEEDSLGEMQVPTDAYWGAQTQRAIQNFPISGITFGRRFVRALGVVKKGAAQANRDLGLVEEEVADAIVEAADEVIAGEHDDHFPVDVFQTGSGTSSNMNVNEVIANRAAELMGAEIGDRVVHPNDHVNYGQSSNDVIPTAMHVAALEAVEKDVIPALETLRKALEEKEAEFADVVKTGRTHLQDATPVTLGQEFGGYRTQIEKGLSRVDMVRDHLGELALGGTATGTGLNTHPEFPELAAEYISEETGVDFREADDHFEAQAAHDAMSEAHGALRVVAGSLNKIANDLRLLASGPRNGLGELEQPENQPGSSIMPGKINPVIAEAVNQVHKQVVGNDAAVAAGAAEGQIDLNLYKPVLAHNFLQSAELIANSSEVFAERFVSPLEANEDHCADAVEQSMALATSLNVHIGYDKASEVAKAALKEGKTVREVALEKGYVDEEEADEVLDPAAMTERGILGQDH